A window of Dermacentor andersoni chromosome 4, qqDerAnde1_hic_scaffold, whole genome shotgun sequence genomic DNA:
tgtatataacctttaataacagttgcacttgaagaaacttcgtgtgagcTCCAAGAATTGTTAACTGAAGTGACAGCATCATATGAGTATTTACAGGActtcatagtaggagacagttaaATTTCACAGCCTAAGTCCCCTCAAGCGTCTCGCAGTAGTgaaatcttccttcgtgtaattgtcttatacttcgctatcactattactgcttcgcctttccggagaaactgcagcCTCATTTCTtcagtcttccttttttttttttagtccgagtataagcgctgctgcgcatgactgctattgattctgattttgaATGAATCCCgcttggcctcatttcagttactgagtgTATTATACAGTGTTCCGCAAATATCATGcatcaagatttttttttaaagaaaggagtGATTGCGTTGCTCAAAGAAATCCTAGTGCATACTCTTTCCAGCACAATGGAGTAGCCGGCAGTAATTCTTTAGTAACTAAGATTTAATAAGAAAATTGCAATTAATTGTCTGACTGGAAAAGCACTTTCCTAATTATCAaaatgtcaatgaggcatttgtaggtacccccaaatgacatctaactgcggtattttcagcaatGTATTAATTGCGTACTAATCTTTTCCGGCTGGTAAAGAAACAgcatgaaatatgaaaaataccatgtgactgcgctcccacccgcgtcATAAAGCAGCACTCTCaagtaagctgattgaaagcaattgCTTTGCCAGTCACAAACACGAAGCGAAACCACATCACCTCGATAATAGTacagaaggagcaccaacagcaggttttgtGGATTcacagcagtggcgtagctaggccgTCTCGcgcccggggcccataggtcttcagtcacctcaccccccccccccccccctggatgTAGTCAGTAAGGCGAGGATATCCGAGAAAAATTTCCGGAGGGGCGGGGGGTGTTGATGTCTCAGCACTAGCACAGTCGCCTTGAATACCACGTGAGATGTTAATAAAGCTGCAGCTGACAATTCTGTGGCACTACACGTCTGATACATTGGGTACATGAGCCCGGGCTGCTGCTTACCGAAGCATTCTTTACCTTAGCTAATTAAGTTTTTTAGCCCACACATTCGCTCAATTATTACGTGAGATGTTAATAAACCTGAAACCGACAACTCTGCGGCAGTACACATCTGgtacatcgggtacatgagcctgggctgctggttaccggagcattctttaccTTAGCGAATCAAATTTTTAGCCCACACATTCGTTCAATCATAACGTGAGATGTTAataaagctgcagccgacaattctgcggcactacacatctggtacatcgggtacatgagccCGGGCTGCTGCTTACCGAAGCATTCTTTACCTTAGTGAATCAAATTTTTAGCCCACACATTCTTTCAATTATTACGTGAGATGTTAATAAACCTGCAACCGACAATTCTGTGGCACTACACATCTGATACACTGGGTACATGAGCCCGGGCTGCTGCTTACCGAAGCATTCTTTACCTTAGCGAACTAAATTTTTTAGCCCACACATTCGCTTGATTATTATGCGAGATGTTAataaagctgcagccgacaattctgcggcagtacacatctggtacatcgggtacatgagcttgggctgctggttaccggagcattctttaccTTAGCAAATCAAATTTTCAGCCCACAGATTCGTTCAATTATTACGTGAGATGTTAataaagctgcagccgacaattctgcagCACTACTTATCTGgtacatcgggtacatgagctcgggctgctggttaCCGGAGCATTGTTTACCATTTATGTCCAGTCAAGCTGGCGAAAAGAGGGGAgtcttcagacatatatgacCCCCCCCAACCGGCACCTCGCACCTACGGCCACCCAGCCTCTACTCCCCTCGTTACTACGCCActgctttgcagctattccttcctctcgtTTTTATGTCACACTTATTCTccatctctcaaggccgactgatcacactgataacaaaagTCCCTTGATAACTGTGCCGAAGCGCTGCTCTGACCGCACACGAAGCGCAAAAACAATGCAGTAGGCCTGGAATGTTCCaaatcccggctctgctcgcaTCGCATCGAAAGAGTGTGCGTGGAGCTATATTTCACGCCAGGAACTTGCTTCGgatcaaagccaaattaaagtgatggttttatttttcatgaaagtgtatatgCGCTGCAAAAGtaggttcgtggcaaaaaataaaagcgaagtaAACAGACCAGCAATAGATCCCACAtttagagaaaaggcaaaaccgatgtgttcaagaaagtaaatgtaccacttctaaatgataCAAATTGGGAATCGGGACGTCTGTacaaaaaacaacagaaaaagaaaacatgatttCACTGGCCCTTATctgtgaattcgtaagcgccgctgaacaccagctgctgcctagagggcGTGTTCGAATAGGTGTCCTTCTGCAGCTAGGCAGTACTGAGTCCACTTTATCATATCTTCAGTGGCATttttgatgaccgacgctggaattcaACAGCAGACATCAAtcatccttgccttgagctcatctgacgtcATCGTCTCAATCATGTAAACACAATCTTTcccataaccccaaagaaagaaatcaagcgGAGAGAGGTGAGGTGTCCTAGCTGGCCAATTTACAgtcccgtgccttccaatctatcaTGCATGAAAAgttgcatccagccagtttcatgctcagctgctgctgtgtgctggagctccatcttgctgatgccagagaagtggaagacgtgacagcgggacttcactAAAAAACTTATCAGcaactccttcaaggatttcgttcatgtaacgctgtccagtcagtgtgcgACGAAGATGAGACCAATTATAGCATCAGCGCAAATTCCGCACCACACAGTGAACGACCACACGTACTGGTGCTGTGTGCACTTTACCCAGTATGGGttggagtcactccaatagtgtgcattattcAAGTTTACCTGAGTGTTTCTGCAAAAACTGACTCCATCTGTTCACATGATGTTGCTGAAGAAGTACGGTggctcatcggcttttgtgagtaCCCAATTCAGGAAATCTAGACATTCTGCAGGTCCCTGTCATCCAAGCATTGGTGCAGGTTAAGGTGGAACGGGTGAAAGACCcaagtcatttagaatcctccaaacttatgacttggaaattggtacctgggcggccacatcccgcacgctagcatgagggtttgagaccataaatgctagaacattcttgcgtaggctaggactcaaagatggagtcatcCGCCACTGTATCTGGAAGCTACTcatttgtctcaggttttcataatttctgatgatcgTCGATGTGTTTGGTCTactgccacacttccatgactgatatatatttgcggccttcctttGTTGCTATTTGCAgttcccaaggcaaggatcatctttGCCAACATCGCAAAGATTATTGGGACTGGGACGACACAAAAGACACCTTTACACATTTGCACTGACGCTGTCAATTCACTTTTGTGATGATAGgttctgtggcaaaaaaaaaaggaaccatcCGTGCACGTTACCTaagctaagacaacagctatcacagcttgtttccaactaacaccaaacgcgacatgttacttcggccgaggcacgacagataaggcactagcttgaTCAcgacgtttttctttatttcctttatttcgttctggctaactcggagagagcctgttcgagggtgctgccttatgatgcgggtgggagggcagtcacatggtatttttcatatttcgcttaGTGTATTTATCAAACGgaaaaaatttgtacgcaattagtatgtcgctgaaaataccgcagttagatgtcccttggctgtgcctacaaatgccttgTTGACACTTTGATATTTATGacagtacgtctcgagttagatattTAATTACAATTACTTGATTAAACCTCAGTAACGAAAAGAATACTGGTGGTTACTCCACTCTACTGGAAACAATAAGCAATAGGCTTTCTtcaagttgattgattgattgattgattgattgattgattaattgattgattgattgattctttattggtttatcacatatagatgtgatgggaggcgaagggaaaagccatttaaggatggcttgagggagtccttcgcctccatactggcaaagacaacagcagaggcacacacaTTTTGTTCACGTGGTCGTACACTTTCACAAAACCATCATATTAAACACAACATTGTCATACACTTTGACAAAACCATAAAATTAAATACATCATTAGTTACTGTCCTGCGTAGGGCATCCTGCGTTTACATCACTTTACCTCAGTGTCGAATGCTAGCACAACATTTCATAACAACGTACGCATAGTAATAGCTGCATTAAAACAATTAAATACAAATCATAAACAGCTCTAGAGGTCAATGTTAGGCTAGAAAGAATGTGTACAAGTCAGATAATTTTACTTCGCGAATATCGATTTTTTAAAATGAAACTCATTTAATAGATGTGGAAGCTTGTTTTGAAGCATTTGCCGACCATAGCCAGTGCAACAATATGGAACATTCCATATATCTGTTGTTCTGGTGTTATATGATACTTCCTTCGGATGGAAATTTACTAAACCCATGAAGAGAGAATTATGACAGTCATAGGGCGATATTCACGCAATAATTTGTACTCATATGTGTCTTGTGCTctaattatttcattttttaaagaGCTCCACAGTAGAATGCCGGAGTGGCACATTCACAATTATTCTCAAAACTCGTTTTTGCATTACTAATAGCTGTGAGAAATTCGACTGTGTAGTAGTTCCCCCGACCAAATGACAATAGTTTAGATACGAAGCAAAGAGGGCATTATAGATCAACAATTTTATTGACTTCGGAATTAAGTAGCGGTTTCGGTTCAGAACTCCCGTTATCGCACCTAACTTTTGTAATATCGCATTGATATGCTCATCCCACTGCAACGATTCTGAAAAATGCACATCAAGTACTTTAATAGAGCGCTAACTAGTTCCATCTCTGCGGTGCAAAAAACTAGGTTACCTACTACTGAAACCTGCCTACTATAGAATGAAACATCACAGCCCTAgttgttttttttgtatttatcttTAATTGGTTATTAGCTGCCCATGTGCTTAATTCCTCTAAAATGGCATTACTCTTATGAAAAAGATCGGCATCCGATGAAGCTGAAACAAATATGCTAGTGTTGtcagcataaattataaatttACCTTCTGAAAATATATAGactatgtcatttatatataaattAAAGATCAAAGGCCCAAGAATGCTACCCTGTGGTACTCCCGAGATTATTTACTTTCTGTTGGATTTCATTCGACACAAACTGACGTCTTTCCGAAAGATAACTTTTCATAGCATCTGGGGAAGCCCACGAATGCCAGTGACTTAATCTGTCAAATAAAATTTTATGATTTATGTAATCAAAGGCTTGCGTAAAATCAAcaaaaacaccaagaacaaattGTTTTTGTTCAAATTTCTCCACTATATATTCTTTCTGGACCAGAAGAGCTAGTTCTGTTGATCGATTTTTTATAAATCCGTACTGGCATTTCGTTATCACGTGCTTGTTACAGAAAGGATATAGTCAATTATAGATTATTCTCTCGAAACCTTTAGAAAATACAGGCAGTGTCGACACTGGTCTATAATTCGAGATGTCtttttttgtctcctttcttatATAAAGCCACTACACGAGCCACTTGCATTTTGGATGGAAAAACGCCCGTTGAAAtacatggtgtgtgtgtgtgtgtccaagaAAACAGTGCAAACTTCATGTTCTACTGTTGCTTCTAAAAAGAACATATCTACATTATGAGGATCAAGAGCTGTGTAGGATGCACGTGCCCAGTGTCAAAATCTTGCTGCACGAAGTAGTTGATACACACGTTGACCATATGGTCACCATTGACTGTTCCCCCACCGTGTAAGACTTCTGTCACTAGTTCCTTCCTGTCGCTCCGTCCTATAACTGACATTTAGAccaggtggcatgctcataggtGGAAATAGCTTAATTAAGGCTGTACTGACAGGGAGGAGTCGTACCAATCTGCCAACCTTTTCTCATGTGCAAGTGGACACAGAAATACGCccacgtacccgccgtggttgctcagcggctatggtgttgggctgctgagcacgaggtcgcgggatcgaatcccggccacggcggccgcgtttcgatgggggcgaaatgcgaaaacacccgtgtacttagatttaggtgcacgttaaagaaccccaggtggtcgaaatttccggagtcctccactacggcgtgcctcataatcagaaagtggttttggcacgtaaaaccccataatttaaatacgCCCACGTGTATGTCATCCTGCGTACTATACATGTATTCGTCCTGTTCCCCGACACATTGGTGTTCGAATATATCATGGCCACAGTCGGCTGGCCTGCAACTTCCACAGCTTTTGGTTGCTAAAGCTGGAATGAAGAGGAGGCACAGTGCATGCCCTCTGGTTCCACAGGCTAATGCCTTTCTGGAGAAGTTTCAGAAGAGTCAACATGATATCCGCCTTTCGTGATTTACAGCTTTGCGCACTGCAAACACGGCTGTGTGCACTACGAGCGAGAAATCCCCGTGAACGAAATGTACAATGTTCGTGCTAGCTGTCTGGACGAAATTCAGTCTGGTTGGAAAATGAGCACAAATGTAATTACCAGACTGATCTCTCGTGGTGACTGAGAGTTGCTTGAAATAAGAGAATCGCACTAAGTGCAGCTAATCGAGAATGGAATGAGAATAAAACACTTGCAGTGACCACTCGAAATGAATCCACAATATCACCCAAGTGATCCCCTTTCACTCTTAACCcactgttgtgtcggcagcggcaggcaagcggggggccccgacgggcgaacgcgcggctagcgccggcgcagtgaaggggacacggagctaactgctcccgctgaaaaccggaacgaagactccgccgacctgcggctgtttattgcttataaaggcttcacctgctagatggcacctcccgattggtccaagcttgtcacatgacagaaggggggtgcgccatctagctaagcaattacaaaacatacatgtgcgatgacacagagatctgacagggggcgacactatactacatcatccccccctggaaacaaagcgagcatacattgaaacgcgcacacaagacgcgcacttaagtccaaaacaatttcagttcattccccccccatgttcacacacgcgcaccagttgcacacaaagcacgcacttaagtccacaaattcaatccatccccgcccaagttcacatacacgcgcaccagtcttgggcaccaaaatatgggcagtcactcaaacaaagtccaacacggaacacggcacaaaactcaatgcaccgcaacaaggaacacattttaccTGTGTGAACGAAAAAATGTGAAGTGCCTCCcaaatgtcacagcgaggcccctagccgtggcatttcgaagactgcaaaacgctctacattcaagaaacataatcgtcaagccacggaggccgttttttgACACGATGAGGACGcatgcgtacctcagaagaactttgggggttgcgacgcgtttcggtcgactttaaagaaccagtcgtcccactactatttccctccccctggttggacaattggATGTGGTTGTCGcgcaaagctggagagggttgcccaggaagctcctctcgaagtcccaacaagtcctgggatgctaccgattcccccacggaatcagaaaTGATTGCTGACTGTGTAGCCTCTGAAGCAATACAGTCAGATGCACTACTTAAgtgatgcctatgaaaggacgatgacactacagacgagtcatcggaatgactatccaggtttgaatacgagtacaaaaaatctttaccacttgtacacaatgtactacctgctggatccttcactacggttaacttagacacatgccacgtttgcccatcactaagtacaaaaatagatggtcctatctgggccttgactttacgaggtttactgtacttaaaaattcctttcctgttaaatctgattctgacggtgtctcccaccttgacacgagttgcctgagcacctctacgtttgtctacgtactgtttagtctgcgactgtttctgcaagaccctttcttgcacttgagacacaagactgtcctgttctcgtagatctacacagagccgcatggttccatccttcttgcgcaccaccacgagtggagacacccactcagtagcctcgacgcgctcgatgacgtcgcagtcctcgagacgtcgcaattcatgtgtgacctggtcacggagagccaggggtagtcggcgcaactttgaagatactggtttcgcatcttgctgccgatgaattcggtgcacaaagttgttgacgaggcccaactcgtcactggaaaggtgatcaaaacccggaggcacacctgtggggctctgtactgaaggaagcgatggtagacgacatgccagcgacgtaccgtcgatctgtatgcccaagcgttggatggcgtctaaacccagcagtgatgttcctgtagtcgttacgtggaacgtgacggagcatgacctttggaaaaactggacagtggcttgaaacaggccttgaatgtcgatgcgttgcttggagaaatttttcaagtccactgtttgtgacagtctgtgctgtcgaccaaagtgctttccaaaatcttcggccgtcatcaatgagacagacgctcccgtatccaccggcagtcgcatggagacgccgttcactacgaccgggacttgtaaatcccttttagcttccaaggtgctcaccgtcaagacagacgcggacggctgtcctgcggaagttgacgaagaccgcgtctctgcggaagagacgtgctggacagtacgggtttttcggcatactgatgcaaaatgacccaacgtgtggcaggcgttgcaccgccggttccttgcggggcaattcctgtacgttgcaacaTGCTTCGTactgccacaccggtcgcatgaaCTATGCTCGAAATTAGGGTCCTTCGCATCCTGTGCTTCATTGCGGGTCCCGGAGGAGCCTCGCGGAAAATGTCGATCATCTGGGCGGCTTCTTGGAAGAcggcggccatcttggcggctcctcggaagaagtctgtcatcttcatggcctcctgcactacgtcggccatcttggcggcttcccagaagaagtcggccatcgtcatggcctcccggactacgtcggccatcttggctcgtCGATGGAGCGCCAAGTTGAGCTGCCTCAATTCTTTGTATTTCCTccgagccgaacgcgcggttcgctcgatgtagggcttctaacgagcgtccaatttcctcTGCCTTGTCCAAGGTCAGGGTTTCGCcgtgagccagcaacttttcgcgaacgctgacgttcgctaccccatgtatgatttggtctcggacgcgctcgccataggttgtgccgaagttgcattgtaccgccttctccttcaatgcggtcacgaattccaggaatccttctccgtcgaactgctttcgactggtgaattcgtgcctttccgccaggacatttgttgactcggcgaacagccggtcaagccgctccaagagtctcggaaactctgacgctggcgggaccgcatcacttgacgttgacgctgcgccggtcgactgccttgctgcttcacttgacggtgacgctgcgccggttaactgccttgctgcttcctgctcctcgtctgcgaagtacttccgttgtccctcacgcccgagagcgctgacgagcgcggacgctcgtcgcgcgtccgtccagtcgccaccgccggccgcttcgaggtgggcctgaaaaatttttttccagcgataccaagggattaacggtgggccgggcacttcaagaaaaacgggaaggttcgccgtaaaagccatgcctggtagcgtgcaggagacagtgcaggaggcaagccggagctcgccgcaggaatgggcaaggaagaacaaaggggacgagaaggcctaggctcggaagcctcgcgacgccgagtgcgtcggcggcgtttgcctgccgtgcggacacgggaagggtcgcttcacttacgaagctcgttggtgtcccggggcttcggtcggaaccgctgcgggaatcccatcctcgtcgccaaaagatgttgtgtcggcagcggcaggcaagcggggggccccgacgggcgaacgcgcggctagcgccggcgcagtgaaggggacacggagctaactgctcccgctgaaaaccggaacgaagactccgccgacctgcggctgtttattgcttataaaggcttcacctgctagatggcacctcccgattggtccaagcttgtcacatgacagaaggggggtgcgccatctagctaagcaattacaaaacatacatgtgcgatgacacagagatctgacagggggcgacactatactacacccACCATTCGACTCATGTTAATCGTCAAGAGAACGTGAAATTTTGCCAAATATTTGCACACTTTGACAAGAGCATGTTGTGTGGAAATACAGTGGGAGCTACTGAAATAACCTCCATCATATTTTAAATGCACAATGAACAACAGAGGAAGAGTACATCGCCTATGTCAGAGTGCCTCCCACAGTTAAACCGTCACTCCAAAATGTGCACCAACATGCGGTGGCGGCGCGACAGCccaattttcttttattgcgttGCCGAAAAAATAGTAGACTTTGCCATGAGGTGGTGCCTCTGTGTCCACGCTGTGCTTGTTCCACTCGACCAACTCACCACTCGACCCATCATTGTTTTCAGTTTTCATACACACGAAACAGCAGCACAGGAAACAAACTCATTTTCATCATATGCATTGTTGAAGTGAAAAGAATTATTGCAAGTGCTGGGGGCAGAGTCGAAATACCATTTTTGCGAAAGGTGCTCAAGTGAAAACAACACAGAGAGACAAAAGATGCGCTACTGCAGGACATATCACTCTGCCTTGAGTGGCAGGGCATTAATGTATTTCGAGGGTCCTGACGAGTGCGACCAGCATATATCCATACCGTTACATGCAAGACGCAAAAATATCTCAATAAGGTACATGGGAACGCTAATTCCATTATTCGATTTCGGTTTTGACTGCTAGGAGAACGAAAAACATTGGAAGGCAATTCTGCCTCTAGTTGAATTGAGTCGATCGAAAACAGTCTTCGTGAGCAAGTTGGGAGTGAAAATGAGGCTGCGTCACGACACGCAGCACTTTATCGGGCAACTCCTCACGTGAGAGGAGGAGCGTCAGACTatcttcaggattggcccacattttatTATgacagcaattatgtggacactccaagaGAATTTTCACCATCCTCGTCGCCGTGgggctccgcatatatttaggcatatgtatgcTATACGCATATCCATACCGTATATGCAGGTTATGTTgctacaatattgttacgtaggaagacgcagacgaaaagctatatacaagtatatttacagggaaATATGCCGCATTtgggccaagaggcaacagcccgcgctagcctctaatcgtcgtcgtcgtcttcacactgctcgcctcttcgtgatcgcatatactgttccgtagcaatattcaaTCACTTCAGCTGCTCACGCCAGGTGATACGGtcttgactaaattattccttatgtagtg
This region includes:
- the LOC140217065 gene encoding uncharacterized protein; translated protein: MSALATGHSCNLTSGSGTSWYVNDGSMVDTLRAANALPRKQSRRSLRSGFQREQLAPCPLHCAGASRAFARRGPPLACRCRHNIFWRRGWDSRSGSDRSPGTPTSFAHLEAAGGGDWTDARRASALVSALGREGQRKYFADEEQEAARQLTGAASPSSEAARQSTGAASTSSDAVPPASEFPRLLERLDRLFAESTNVLAERHEFTSRKQFDGEGFLEFVTALKEKAVQCNFGTTYGERVRDQIIHGVANVSVREKLLAHGETLTLDKAEEIGRSLEALHRANRAFGSEEIQRIEAAQLGAPSTSQDGRRSPGGHDDGRLLLGSRQDGRRSAGGHEDDRLLPRSRQDGRRLPRSRPDDRHFPRGSSGTRNEAQDAKDPNFEHSSCDRCGSTKHVATYRNCPARNRRCNACHTLGHFASVCRKTRTVQHVSSAETRSSSTSAGQPSASVLTVSTLEAKRDLQVPVVVNGVSMRLPVDTGASVSLMTAEDFGKHFGRQHRLSQTVDLKNFSKQRIDIQGLFQATVQFFQRSCSVTFHVTTTGTSLLGLDAIQRLGIQIDGTSLACRLPSLPSVQSPTGVPPGFDHLSSDELGLVNNFVHRIHRQQDAKPVSSKLRRLPLALRDQVTHELRRLEDCDVIERVEATEWVSPLVVVRKKDGTMRLCVDLREQDSLVSQVQERVLQKQSQTKQYVDKRRGAQATRVKVGDTVRIRFNRKGIFKYSKPRKVKAQIGPSIFVLSDGQTWHVSKLTVVKDPAGSTLCTSGKDFLYSYSNLDSHSDDSSVVSSSFHRHHLSSASDCIASEATQSAIISDSVGESVASQDLLGLREELPGQPSPALRDNHIQLSNQGEGNSSGTTGSLKSTETRRNPQSSSEVRMRPHRVKKRPPWLDDYVS